In Merismopedia glauca CCAP 1448/3, the genomic stretch AAGTAAAATTGAAGGTTATGGAGTGCTGCTGTTGGTGGGAGCGATCGCAGGAATTATCAGCTTAGGCTTTCAGTTTTCGATGGCAGATATTAACCCTCAAGAGGAAACTAGGCACAAATCTCACTCAATTACAGCCACCCCTACCCCAGATAATCATCCTCTAGCTCCTAATTCCATTAAATTTTTAGTTTATTTAAGTTTTTGGACTTTTTCAGTCAATACTAGTGCCCCATTCTTCAATTTATACCTATTAGATAATCTTAAAATTGATGTTAGTTGGGTGACTATCTATGGCAGCATCATGTCAGGTGCTAGTTTGCTAATGCTGATGGTTTGGGGTAAGTTAGCAGATCGCTGGGGTAATCGCCCTTTATTGCTGATAGTTGGCGTAATGGTAGCTTTAACCCCACTGCTGTGGTTGGGAACTGATGAGCGCCAACTGTCATTATGGTTGTGGTTTCCTCTTTTACACTTGTTTATGGGGGGAACTTGGGCAGCGATTGATTTATGTGGTAATAACCTGCAAATGGCAGTAGCTACAGGTAAGCATCAAGCAACTTTCTTTGGAATTGCCGCCGCGGTGACTGGGGTGAGTGGAGCTTTGGGGGCTACCGTTGGCGGTTTTGTGGCACAAAATGCAGATTTTGGCGGTTTGCCAGGGGTTTTTAGTCTTTCTGCTGTCCTGCGATTGTTAGCTTTATTAGCTTTGGTGTTAGTCAGCGAACAGGGGAGTCACTCAGTGAAAAAACTTTGGGGATCTTGGTTTGGGCAAAAATCTTCTGTATCTCTAGATGCTGTTAACCAAGGACAAAATCCTTCACAATAAATATCGGGGAGATAGTAAGTACCTGTGCAAAATTAATTTAACATTTTGGTAAGTAACGAGTAGCGAGTAACGAGTAACGAGTAGGGACTGAAGTACATAGACCACCTCATGTAAATATACAAATAATTTTGCCTACCTACTTAGCGATTCATTTTTTCCCTATGCCCCACACCCAAAACCGCTCTATAGAACCCATACAATCCTAGACAAATCTAAGTTGCTGTCTACTTCCTGCTTCACAGACGGCATCGGA encodes the following:
- a CDS encoding MFS transporter, whose translation is MVVSSQPTVSPQIPIAEVEIELVTPPPTPKLSKGVIRSSLKASTWDGVFATIFSNVTGGVLLSDFLLQLGATPVEIGLLSSIPMVVNLLQPLGAYVSEQTTSRHWYGLWIFGPSRLLWLILSGAIAWQSWHSGSPHNLVVWTLAIVFLTNLLGALGSASWLSWMAALVPRKLRGRYFGLRNMASNSVNLICVPLLGLALSAWPGSKIEGYGVLLLVGAIAGIISLGFQFSMADINPQEETRHKSHSITATPTPDNHPLAPNSIKFLVYLSFWTFSVNTSAPFFNLYLLDNLKIDVSWVTIYGSIMSGASLLMLMVWGKLADRWGNRPLLLIVGVMVALTPLLWLGTDERQLSLWLWFPLLHLFMGGTWAAIDLCGNNLQMAVATGKHQATFFGIAAAVTGVSGALGATVGGFVAQNADFGGLPGVFSLSAVLRLLALLALVLVSEQGSHSVKKLWGSWFGQKSSVSLDAVNQGQNPSQ